A genome region from Gymnogyps californianus isolate 813 chromosome 4, ASM1813914v2, whole genome shotgun sequence includes the following:
- the SOWAHB gene encoding LOW QUALITY PROTEIN: ankyrin repeat domain-containing protein SOWAHB (The sequence of the model RefSeq protein was modified relative to this genomic sequence to represent the inferred CDS: inserted 1 base in 1 codon) codes for MARELSQEAVLDFLWGAGGRAPNTALLRHFQGFLRDPALTEQQRRERREYFKSLVNSLATVHPAAAPGASKDIVLRRRYRDLLDEELPPPPPEEQQEEEEKEPPPPPRRDPDRRRGPPGEAAEKAGPGGGSPRGXAVAGGCAARGRGGPCCECRRARRAAAAAPPGPRAPPPPGRPAAGPPPYQTLQPPSATPSRSRSPPLPPGPGVLPATGSAPFGSLPPQRPRGLRPSRSPLLSSGPRVPSPTELPLSRSPQPPLAEPPPSRSLPLLSAPGVLPLSRSLQALPTSPSPSLLSGPDVLPSTRLPPSQSRSLQQLPTRPSPSPPRRSRVLTPNGPTQSQALLLHPYQTLPLPSRPGVLPPSQSPPQSPPQPPPSQSLQLPPARPPPSQSLLPAQGPAGPQDPESSLPAPLPVFRSIRCQLALLEVQGIPPSLPDDCGRQPRTMPSKSSFRNVPSRGLLVPLGQREHAWLVAVSAGCWARVRGLFLEEPELALQRDFMSGFTVLHWLAKHGDGPGLLELAAAAQQAGLALDVDARSGCGYTPLHLAAIHGHQLVIKVLVLQLGCQVQVRDSSGRRPWEYLGSSTSGEIWQLLEAPRGTIMFPTQPLARSVSSVSKVSLSAGRAALPACLRPQHGRTAASHRAGSESD; via the exons ATGGCGCGGGAGCTGAGCCAGGAGGCCGTGCTGGACTTCCTctggggggccgggggccgaGCCCCCAACACGGCGCTGCTCCGCCACTTTCAGGGCTTCCTCCGCGACCCGGCGCTGACGGAGCAGCAGCGGCGGGAGCGCCGCGAATACTTCAAGAGCCTCGTCAATTCCCTGGCCACCGTccaccccgccgccgcccccggcgccTCCAAGGACATCGTCCTCCGCCGCAGGTACCGCGACCTCCTCGATGAggagctgccgccgccgccgccggaggaacagcaggaggaggaagagaaggagccgccgccgccgccccgacGCGACCCCGaccggcggcgcggccccccAGGGGAGGCGGCGGAGAaggcggggcccggcgggggcAGCCCCCGAG CCGCCGTCGCGGGGGGCTGCgccgcccggggccgcggcggaCCCTGCTGCGAGTGCCGCCGGGCGcgccgcgctgccgccgccgccccgccgggccccagggcgccgcccccgccgggccgccccg ccgccgggccgcccccATATCAGACCCTGCAGCCACCCTCTGCCACAccgtcccggtcccggtccccaCCGCTGCCGCCGGGGCCCGGCGTGCTGCCTGCCACTGGGTCAGCCCCGTTCGGGTCCCTGCCACCACAACGCCCTAGAGGGCTGC GACCATCCCGGTCCCCACTGCTGTCGTCGGGCCCCAGGGTGCCATCCCCCACCGAGCTGCCCCTATCCCGGTCCCCACAGCCACCCCTCGCTGAGCCACCCCCATCCCGGTCCCTGCCGTTGCTGTCCGCCCCAGGGGTGCTGCCCCTGTCCCGGTCCCTGCAGGCactccccaccagcccctccccatcccttttATCAGGCCCAGATGTGCTACCCTCCACCAGGCTGCCCCCATCACAGTCCAGGTCCCTGCAGCAACTCCCCACCAGgccatccccatccccaccaaGGAGATCCAGGGTGCTGACCCCCAACGGACCAACCCAATCTcaagccctgctgctgcatCCATACCAAACCCTGCCACTGCCATCACGTCCTGGGGTGCTGCCCCCATCCCAATCCCCACCACAgtcccccccccagccaccccCATCCCAATCCCTGCAGCTACCCCCTGCCAGGCCGCCCCCGTCACAGTCCttgctgccagcacagggcCCCGCAGGGCCCCAAGACCCCGAGAGCAGCCTCCCAGCACCGCTGCCTGTCTTCAGGAGCATCAGGTGCCAGCTTGCTTTGTTGGAGGTGCAGGGCATCCCCCCATCGCTGCCAGATGACTGTGGGCGGCAGCCCCGCACCATGCCCTCCAAGAGCTCCTTTAGGAATGTCCCAAGCCGGGGGCTGTTGGTGCCACTGGGGCAGCGGGAGCACGCCTGGCTAGTGGCGGTGTCAGCGGGGTGCTGGGCTCGGGTGCGGGGGCTCTTCCTGGAAGAGCCGGAGCTGGCCCTGCAGCGGGACTTCATGTCAGGCTTCACAGTCCTTCACTGGCTGGCCAAGCACGGTGATGGGCCAGgcctgctggagctggcagcagcggcacagcaggctgggctggccCTGGACGTGGACGCCCGCTCGGGCTGCGGGTACACCCCGCTGCACCTGGCTGCCATACACGGCCACCAGCTCGTCATCAaggtgctggtgctgcagctggggtgCCAAGTGCAGGTGCGGGACAGCAGCGGGCGCCGGCCCTGGGAGTACCTGGGCAGCTCCACCTCGGGGGAGATCTGGCAGCTCCTGGAGGCACCCCGTGGCACAATTATGTTTCCCACGCAGCCCCTGGCCCGCAGCGTGTCCTCCGTCAGCAAGGTCTCGCTgtctgctggcagggcagcgctgcctgcctgcctcaggCCGCAGCACGGCCGTACGGCAGCATCTCACCGAGCCGGCAGCGAGAGTGACTGA